The Psychrosphaera ytuae genome includes a region encoding these proteins:
- a CDS encoding type 1 glutamine amidotransferase family protein has translation MIKQGFSAILKSKLGLAIALSLSSVVLSFGSYAASFSSTTDSNKIGKTNAQTLLIGGDLRLCTSLERDNCQADVEFNSAAYTGPLFDLHKSYTSSIRETLTRLPQYRSEALLTLIDQLESPNWAGKRIGLTHRELKLGLLRVVPHAMEKVKRGQWQLLLDHLETEVVEKRFLQRARNKKVEVSLEHTADDFSVKALRQIKERAKGEKVLVITSGNTDAFADVDWLIETLEQVDLEPTWLPIDAAVIRATHSADSSQLLSEEQRTALCDTLPSIREKEVGRFNRHNLYPSLHKQMLEHCKEPNDSLALIDEADAILLWGQNPHTLSQSLMVSQGIASQYWQRIVQRHNIGELLIVANDGVVPALTGTNRDNAAIITGDSHDALLYGFEYVTNASATYPNPHTTANLLGKIGNHATSFTLGVFDNIMFDTRFSERGNQGRLMSLVSLARPNFAIGIDSRTTLLIKEKGNIQEFFVEGEGGVAVFDNRKIKINTLVPVQFGQVVMSYLTEGDMMNINNNEVSFDFADWKFSSSHYGQSVVQSGQVFKSDNFFKTMYMLCSTGGKTATLKHVELGKGHQINVKKQVRAASVNGSRNVNGKNYRYCSFRGYEIEAKVKL, from the coding sequence ATGATTAAACAAGGTTTTTCGGCGATTTTGAAATCGAAACTAGGTTTGGCTATAGCGTTATCGTTGAGTAGTGTTGTATTGAGTTTTGGTAGTTACGCAGCGTCATTCTCTAGCACCACTGATTCTAACAAGATTGGAAAAACCAACGCACAAACTCTACTTATTGGCGGCGATCTGAGGTTGTGCACAAGTCTTGAGCGCGATAACTGCCAAGCTGATGTTGAGTTTAATAGTGCAGCTTATACCGGACCATTGTTTGACTTACACAAAAGTTATACCTCCTCAATTCGTGAAACTTTAACTCGTCTCCCACAATACCGCTCTGAGGCACTTTTAACCTTAATTGATCAATTAGAGTCACCAAATTGGGCCGGCAAAAGAATCGGTCTTACCCATCGTGAGTTAAAACTTGGGTTACTGCGTGTTGTCCCTCATGCTATGGAAAAAGTAAAAAGGGGACAGTGGCAATTATTATTAGACCATCTAGAAACCGAAGTCGTTGAGAAACGATTTTTGCAAAGAGCCCGTAACAAAAAAGTAGAAGTGTCTTTAGAACACACTGCAGACGATTTTTCGGTTAAAGCTTTACGTCAGATCAAAGAGCGCGCTAAAGGTGAAAAGGTATTGGTGATCACGAGTGGAAACACGGATGCGTTCGCCGATGTGGATTGGTTAATTGAAACTCTAGAGCAAGTCGACCTAGAGCCTACTTGGCTGCCTATCGATGCGGCCGTCATACGAGCGACTCATAGTGCTGATTCGTCTCAATTATTGAGCGAAGAGCAGCGAACGGCACTTTGTGACACCCTGCCGTCGATTCGAGAAAAAGAGGTGGGGCGGTTCAATCGTCATAATTTGTACCCAAGCTTACACAAACAAATGTTGGAACATTGTAAGGAGCCAAATGACTCGTTGGCTTTAATTGATGAAGCCGACGCGATATTACTTTGGGGACAAAATCCACACACCTTAAGTCAGTCTTTGATGGTTAGCCAAGGGATAGCATCTCAATACTGGCAACGAATAGTCCAACGTCATAACATTGGTGAACTACTTATTGTTGCAAATGATGGCGTTGTCCCAGCATTGACTGGTACGAATCGCGATAACGCCGCAATTATTACAGGCGATAGCCATGATGCTTTGTTATATGGCTTTGAATATGTGACAAACGCCAGCGCGACTTATCCTAATCCACACACTACTGCTAACCTACTTGGTAAAATTGGTAATCATGCGACCTCATTCACACTTGGGGTGTTCGATAACATCATGTTTGATACTCGATTCTCAGAACGGGGTAATCAAGGTAGATTGATGTCTCTTGTGTCTTTAGCTCGACCTAATTTTGCAATTGGAATCGACTCTAGAACGACTTTATTGATCAAAGAAAAAGGCAATATCCAAGAGTTTTTTGTGGAAGGGGAAGGCGGTGTTGCTGTTTTTGATAATCGTAAAATTAAAATAAATACTTTGGTTCCTGTCCAATTTGGCCAGGTTGTTATGTCATACCTAACCGAAGGTGACATGATGAACATTAATAATAATGAAGTATCTTTTGATTTTGCGGATTGGAAGTTTAGTTCAAGTCATTATGGTCAATCTGTTGTGCAATCTGGTCAGGTATTTAAATCAGACAACTTCTTTAAAACTATGTACATGCTTTGTTCGACGGGTGGAAAAACCGCAACTCTCAAACATGTAGAGCTTGGAAAAGGGCATCAAATTAACGTTAAAAAGCAAGTTCGAGCAGCGTCAGTTAATGGCAGTCGAAATGTAAATGGCAAAAATTACAGATATTGTTCGTTCAGAGGATATGAAATAGAGGCAAAAGTGAAGCTCTAA
- the folE2 gene encoding GTP cyclohydrolase FolE2, producing the protein MPANMPDIANQAKAQTEGELDWVGMSNIEMPLMIEVEGETRPVSALIEAFVNLKDPKAKGIHMSRLYLMVDELSTESVLSVSNLKTLLHGFIESHNDISDNAQVKFEFDYHMRRKSLISGKLGWKAYPVTITGQIIKGDLNIELAVNVPYSSTCPCSAALARQLIQNQFNQTFAGQESVKSADIMDFLGSTDGIIATPHSQRSIADVKVKLADDTDGFPIVDLVDAIEHALKTPVQAAVKREDEQEFARLNGQNLMFCEDAGRRIKATLNAQKQYQDFWIRVNHYESLHAHDAVSVASKGVEGGYRNH; encoded by the coding sequence ATGCCAGCGAACATGCCAGATATTGCCAATCAAGCCAAAGCTCAAACTGAAGGAGAGCTAGACTGGGTTGGAATGAGTAACATTGAGATGCCTCTGATGATCGAGGTTGAAGGTGAAACACGCCCTGTGTCTGCACTTATTGAGGCGTTTGTTAACCTTAAGGATCCAAAGGCTAAAGGCATTCATATGTCACGTTTGTATTTAATGGTCGACGAGCTTTCAACAGAGAGTGTCTTGAGTGTTAGTAACCTTAAAACTTTACTGCATGGATTTATCGAAAGCCACAATGACATTAGTGACAATGCACAAGTTAAGTTCGAATTTGACTACCACATGCGCCGCAAATCTCTAATTAGCGGAAAGCTTGGTTGGAAAGCATATCCAGTCACAATTACAGGGCAAATTATCAAAGGTGATTTAAATATTGAGCTTGCTGTAAACGTTCCTTATTCATCGACTTGTCCGTGTTCAGCAGCCTTAGCTCGACAGCTGATTCAAAATCAATTTAACCAAACATTCGCTGGCCAAGAGTCTGTTAAGTCAGCTGATATTATGGACTTTTTAGGCTCTACTGACGGAATTATTGCAACGCCGCACAGCCAGCGTTCAATTGCAGATGTGAAAGTTAAACTTGCAGACGATACAGATGGATTCCCTATCGTTGATCTTGTTGATGCCATTGAACATGCATTAAAAACGCCAGTACAAGCCGCGGTTAAACGCGAAGACGAACAAGAGTTTGCTCGCCTAAACGGCCAAAACTTAATGTTTTGCGAAGATGCAGGCCGTCGAATTAAAGCAACGCTAAATGCACAAAAACAGTATCAAGACTTTTGGATTCGAGTTAACCATTATGAGTCTTTACATGCACATGATGCCGTTTCGGTGGCTAGTAAAGGTGTAGAAGGCGGTTATCGCAATCACTAA
- a CDS encoding sensor histidine kinase: MSRRHKSISLSTSITSAIVFVGLLTLLLSVALTSYANKHELKKESARFIVAIGDILSFNSVTPIIFEQRKGLNNFLATIENINDVSTIHIYKKSELTNNLEFFTSYDREPDKPISPQIDRLSQLKRPLFTNDYVEYALPVIEESTNQEIGYVYLRLSLQHLKENQAEWFKFYGMAAFVIALIAIALAQILKSRILSPVHRFVKDIEYATSRKRFEYQLESTSFNELQVISEAVNKLLLKIHRQLERSKEAETEITELNQNLEEKVIKRTKALRDSNQELLDALEQVHQYQSQVIQSEKMASLGQMVAGVAHEVNTPIGLGVTASTMLSDRIDTVLQQLEEQTLTATQLGKFLNESKENTQIIYRNLTRAADLISSFKQVAVDQTAGQVREINIYQYLNEIITSMQPTLKKYRHHIEIDCAPTYTIKTRPGPINQIIMNLVMNSLIHGFKSLEEGTITIKASVSGGRCYIQYRDNGAGIEEKVKQKIFDPFVTTNRGDGGSGLGMHLVYNLVTQALKGKISVHSEIGEGAQFNIDFPALLEDYS; this comes from the coding sequence ATGTCCCGGCGTCACAAAAGTATTTCACTCAGTACATCCATTACTTCAGCGATTGTATTTGTTGGTTTGCTGACTCTGTTGCTATCCGTTGCACTGACAAGTTATGCGAACAAACATGAGTTAAAAAAAGAATCTGCACGTTTTATTGTTGCGATTGGCGATATTTTATCTTTTAACTCTGTTACACCAATCATATTTGAGCAGCGTAAAGGCCTAAACAACTTTCTCGCTACTATAGAAAACATCAATGATGTTTCGACTATTCATATATACAAAAAAAGTGAATTAACCAACAATTTAGAGTTCTTTACAAGTTACGATCGAGAGCCAGATAAACCTATCTCTCCACAGATTGATAGACTCTCCCAACTAAAACGACCGCTTTTCACCAACGATTATGTTGAATACGCATTACCTGTCATTGAAGAATCAACAAACCAAGAAATTGGGTATGTGTATTTACGCCTGAGTCTACAACACCTCAAGGAAAATCAAGCAGAGTGGTTTAAGTTTTATGGGATGGCGGCTTTTGTTATTGCGCTGATTGCCATTGCGTTAGCGCAAATTCTTAAAAGTAGAATATTGAGTCCAGTTCACCGCTTTGTAAAAGATATTGAATACGCCACTTCAAGAAAACGTTTCGAATACCAGTTAGAAAGTACTTCATTCAACGAATTACAGGTCATTTCCGAAGCGGTAAACAAATTATTATTAAAAATACATAGACAACTCGAGCGTTCTAAAGAAGCTGAAACTGAAATAACTGAACTTAATCAAAACCTAGAAGAGAAAGTCATCAAACGTACCAAAGCGTTAAGGGATTCAAACCAAGAGCTTCTAGACGCTTTAGAGCAAGTCCATCAGTACCAATCACAGGTCATCCAATCTGAAAAAATGGCCTCTCTTGGCCAGATGGTCGCAGGGGTGGCACACGAAGTTAATACCCCTATTGGTTTAGGCGTAACGGCCTCAACGATGCTTTCTGATCGAATTGATACCGTGTTACAACAGCTAGAAGAACAGACTCTAACCGCGACTCAACTTGGTAAATTTTTGAACGAGAGTAAAGAAAATACTCAAATTATCTACCGTAACCTCACCAGAGCAGCAGATTTAATTAGCTCATTTAAACAGGTCGCTGTCGATCAAACCGCTGGGCAAGTTAGAGAGATCAACATTTATCAATATCTCAATGAAATCATTACCTCAATGCAGCCCACTCTTAAAAAATATCGTCATCACATTGAGATTGATTGCGCTCCGACTTATACGATCAAAACAAGACCCGGACCTATTAACCAAATCATTATGAACTTGGTTATGAACTCATTGATTCACGGTTTTAAAAGCCTTGAAGAAGGTACAATTACGATTAAGGCCTCCGTTTCAGGAGGGCGTTGTTATATTCAATATCGAGATAACGGCGCAGGTATCGAAGAAAAGGTGAAACAAAAGATATTTGATCCTTTCGTCACCACCAATCGCGGTGACGGTGGGTCAGGTTTGGGTATGCACCTCGTTTACAATTTGGTAACACAAGCATTAAAAGGCAAAATCTCGGTGCACAGTGAGATTGGAGAAGGTGCCCAATTTAACATTGACTTTCCAGCGCTTCTCGAGGATTACTCATGA
- a CDS encoding glycogen synthase — protein MANILFAVSEVDGLVKTGGLADVARHLPEHLSTMDFSCLLALPHYQVLNHLPDLPTMSQVCQFELENIGSDQTFAVTVRQFNHRGLDIVTFAINDLFDRDGLYDHDYQAFADNGLRFGLFSYAIVQFFRDYSELVGFKPNIYHCNDWHTGLVPLFAKYHLSANVHSVLTIHNGAFQGEFDISELGGLSVLLPEEERVNNRVNYLTLAIKYSDKVIAVSPNYATELLSELGSHQLQNTFMAYKDKLTGILNGCDYDIWNPSNDKYLTQQYDIDHLDKKSLNKSALQKWAGLPINKDIPVFAQVSRLTEQKGLEYMLPSILDVLEHPVQFVIIGTGNPKFTEQLQELMLQYPEQLFFFNGYSDEINHQVMAGADFFLIPSLFEPCGLTQMHALAYGTLPIARKVGGLVDTVIDINDHNGNGILFAQPEVASLSSALRRAALLYLTHPQKLHYAQHNAMSCNFSWQRAANTYQSLYKQLLSI, from the coding sequence ATGGCCAATATTCTATTTGCCGTCTCAGAAGTAGATGGTCTAGTAAAAACCGGTGGGTTAGCCGATGTTGCGCGTCATTTACCCGAGCATCTGTCGACCATGGATTTTTCTTGTCTATTGGCCTTACCTCATTATCAAGTGCTCAATCATTTACCAGATTTACCGACCATGTCGCAAGTCTGCCAATTTGAGCTTGAAAATATAGGCAGTGACCAGACCTTTGCAGTTACCGTTCGTCAATTTAATCACCGTGGTCTTGATATTGTAACTTTTGCGATTAACGACCTATTTGATCGAGATGGCCTTTACGACCACGATTATCAAGCCTTTGCCGACAATGGTTTAAGGTTTGGCCTTTTCAGCTATGCAATTGTGCAGTTTTTTAGAGATTACTCCGAACTTGTCGGTTTCAAGCCAAATATTTACCACTGTAATGACTGGCACACTGGACTGGTTCCTCTTTTTGCAAAATATCACTTGAGCGCCAATGTCCACAGTGTCTTAACCATTCACAATGGTGCGTTTCAAGGTGAGTTTGATATCTCAGAATTAGGCGGTTTGTCTGTGCTATTGCCAGAAGAGGAGCGTGTAAACAACAGAGTTAACTATCTAACTTTGGCAATTAAATACAGTGACAAAGTCATTGCGGTAAGTCCTAATTACGCTACAGAGTTATTATCCGAATTAGGGTCTCATCAACTCCAAAATACTTTTATGGCCTATAAAGATAAGCTTACTGGCATTCTGAATGGTTGTGATTACGACATTTGGAACCCCAGCAATGATAAATACTTAACTCAGCAATATGACATTGATCACCTCGACAAAAAGTCACTAAACAAAAGTGCGTTACAGAAGTGGGCTGGCTTACCTATAAACAAGGACATCCCTGTCTTTGCACAAGTCAGCCGACTGACAGAGCAAAAAGGTTTGGAATACATGTTGCCAAGTATACTGGACGTCTTAGAACATCCAGTGCAATTCGTCATCATTGGCACAGGTAACCCCAAATTCACAGAGCAACTACAAGAGTTAATGCTTCAGTACCCTGAGCAATTGTTTTTCTTCAATGGGTATTCAGACGAAATTAACCATCAAGTTATGGCGGGGGCTGACTTCTTTTTAATTCCCTCGTTGTTCGAGCCATGTGGACTTACTCAAATGCATGCTTTGGCTTACGGAACCTTGCCTATAGCTCGCAAAGTAGGCGGCTTGGTCGATACAGTAATTGATATAAACGACCACAACGGCAATGGGATATTGTTCGCACAACCAGAAGTCGCATCCTTGTCTTCAGCCCTGCGTAGAGCCGCCTTACTCTACCTGACGCACCCTCAAAAGCTACACTATGCCCAACACAATGCTATGAGTTGTAATTTTTCATGGCAAAGAGCGGCGAATACTTACCAATCTCTATATAAGCAACTATTATCTATATAA
- the gltB gene encoding glutamate synthase large subunit — protein MNNSITAPKLHDERWVKDNCGFGLIAHLEGETSHKIIRTAITSLARMQHRGGISADGKTGDGCGLLMQKPDAFFRAIAEQNDWRLGKKYAVGNIFFNTDPTLAAHAKSIIEQELQNETLQIVGWRDVPINRDVLGDIARDRLPTIQQVFVNAPTGWRKKDFERRLYMARRRIEKQLADDPHFYIPSLSCLVTIYKGLVMPKDLAEFYLDLADIRMQTSICVFHQRFSTNTSPEWRLAQPFRFLAHNGEINTIKGNRQWAEARQYKFHSPLIPDLQQAAPFVSYEGSDSASLDNMLELFLAGGMDLFRAMRLLVPPAYQKHPQMDAQLKAFYEFNSMHMEPWDGPAGIVLTNGRHVACNLDRNGLRPARYIITKDKLLTLASESGIWDYSPDEVVEQGRVGPGEMLAVDTYTGKIWHSDQIDYELKERHPYKEWLDGHIRHLTPFEETDTALIGTRLFDDKTQATYHKLFNYNFEEIEQVIKVLATNGQEATGSMGDDTPMAVLSQTVRNSYDYFRQQFAQVTNPPIDPLRESHVMSLATCIGREQNVFAETSGYADRVLFNSPVLMYTDLKQLKEFDQAHYRAETFSLYYAHAEFNLKQAIEHLTEQVIASVKQNQTVIVILSDRGVQRDTLPIPAPLAVGAVQQALVKNQLRCDANILVETASVRDSHQLAVLVGLGATAVYPYLAYETVEQFVGNGSIKLDAKQALVNYRAGLNKGLLKIMSKMGIATVASYRCSNLFEVIGLNQDVMDLCFPHLVSRVSGASFNDIENDQKELAKRAFLARKPINHGGLLKFVHGGEYHAYNPDVVQQLQIAVKSGKYSDYQKYADTVNLRPVAHFRDLFELKADQAINIDDVQTVESLYPRFDSAAMSIGALSPEAHEALAIAMNRLGGFSNSGEGGEDPRRFGTDKNSKIKQIASGRFGVTPHYLRNAEVLQIKVAQGAKPGEGGQLPGEKVSAEIAKLRFSTQGVTLISPPPHHDIYSIEDLAQLIFDLKQVNPNALVSVKLVSEPGVGTIATGVAKANADLITISGFDGGTGASPLTSVKHAGSPWELGLAETHQALVENGLRHKVKLQVDGGLKTGLDIIKAAILGAETFGFGTGPMVALGCKYLRICHLNNCATGVATQDNLLRERYFAGLPDMVENYFKFIAQETREWMAKLGVSQLNELIGRTDLLAVKEGITDKQRHLDLSSILNSSSVKQDQPVFCTSKNTPLDTAELNRKIVEDCANAVQQKTGGAFFYPIKNTDRSIPARLSGEVAQRHGNQGMATDPIQLSFVGTAGQSFGVWNAGGINLHLTGDANDYVGKGMTGGEIVIHPPVGVAYESHVSAIMGNTCLYGATGGRLLASGCAGERFAVRNSGAVAVIEGTGENACEYMTGGTVVVLGKAGINFGAGMTGGFAYLLDEHDDLQARLNPGHIEMLEMPNQLHIENLRGLINDHFEATQSPRSQLILSQFDQWIPKFKLIKPKSTSVEMLLGHRQRSSDELRIEAM, from the coding sequence TTGAATAATTCGATCACGGCACCAAAACTCCACGACGAGCGTTGGGTGAAAGACAATTGTGGCTTTGGTTTAATCGCTCATCTTGAGGGTGAAACAAGCCACAAAATAATAAGAACAGCCATCACTAGCCTTGCTCGGATGCAACATCGCGGTGGTATTTCTGCCGACGGTAAGACCGGCGACGGATGTGGCTTACTGATGCAAAAGCCCGATGCGTTTTTTAGAGCGATAGCAGAGCAAAATGACTGGCGACTAGGCAAAAAGTACGCCGTAGGTAATATTTTCTTTAATACAGACCCCACCCTTGCTGCTCACGCCAAATCCATCATCGAACAAGAACTACAAAACGAAACATTACAAATTGTCGGCTGGCGAGATGTGCCTATCAACAGAGACGTACTAGGCGACATCGCTCGTGACCGATTACCGACAATTCAGCAAGTATTTGTCAATGCGCCGACAGGCTGGCGTAAAAAAGATTTTGAGCGCCGTCTTTATATGGCGAGACGACGAATCGAAAAGCAATTAGCTGATGACCCACACTTTTATATCCCAAGCTTGTCTTGTTTGGTTACTATTTACAAAGGCTTGGTAATGCCAAAAGATCTGGCAGAGTTCTATTTGGATTTAGCTGATATCCGCATGCAAACCTCGATTTGTGTCTTCCACCAGCGCTTTTCAACCAATACCTCGCCTGAATGGCGACTCGCTCAACCGTTTAGATTTTTGGCTCACAATGGTGAGATAAACACTATCAAAGGCAACCGCCAATGGGCTGAAGCACGTCAATACAAGTTTCACTCGCCGTTGATCCCAGATCTGCAGCAAGCAGCGCCATTTGTCAGTTACGAGGGTAGCGACAGTGCATCTTTAGACAACATGTTAGAACTGTTTTTAGCTGGCGGCATGGACTTGTTTAGAGCCATGCGATTATTGGTGCCACCGGCTTACCAAAAACACCCACAAATGGATGCGCAGCTCAAGGCATTCTATGAGTTTAATTCCATGCACATGGAGCCATGGGACGGACCTGCTGGTATCGTTCTAACTAATGGTCGTCACGTTGCCTGTAACTTAGACAGAAACGGTCTTCGCCCTGCACGCTACATTATCACCAAAGATAAGCTGCTGACCCTAGCGTCTGAATCTGGCATTTGGGATTACAGCCCTGACGAAGTAGTTGAACAGGGTCGCGTTGGACCGGGTGAAATGTTAGCGGTTGATACCTATACTGGCAAAATTTGGCACTCTGATCAGATAGACTACGAGCTAAAAGAGCGCCATCCATACAAAGAGTGGCTCGACGGACACATTCGTCATCTAACCCCGTTTGAAGAGACCGACACCGCGCTTATTGGCACACGTCTTTTTGATGACAAAACCCAAGCAACTTATCACAAACTATTTAATTATAACTTCGAAGAGATAGAGCAAGTCATAAAAGTACTTGCAACCAATGGCCAAGAGGCGACGGGCTCTATGGGTGACGATACGCCGATGGCTGTACTGTCACAAACCGTTCGAAACAGCTACGACTATTTCCGTCAACAATTTGCCCAGGTGACCAACCCTCCTATCGATCCATTGCGTGAAAGCCACGTAATGTCACTGGCGACATGTATTGGTCGAGAGCAAAACGTATTTGCAGAAACTTCTGGTTATGCCGACCGAGTCTTGTTTAACTCGCCGGTACTGATGTATACAGACTTAAAGCAGTTAAAAGAGTTTGATCAAGCGCACTACCGCGCCGAAACGTTTTCATTGTACTACGCGCACGCTGAGTTCAATTTAAAGCAAGCTATCGAGCATCTAACAGAACAGGTGATAGCCTCAGTCAAACAAAACCAAACTGTCATCGTTATTCTCTCCGACCGAGGCGTGCAACGCGATACCCTGCCAATCCCTGCGCCGCTTGCAGTTGGTGCTGTACAACAAGCACTGGTAAAAAACCAACTGCGCTGTGACGCCAACATACTCGTTGAAACGGCGAGCGTTCGAGATTCGCATCAATTGGCCGTATTAGTCGGTTTAGGTGCCACCGCAGTTTATCCTTATCTAGCATACGAAACCGTAGAGCAATTTGTCGGTAATGGCAGTATCAAACTCGATGCAAAACAGGCATTAGTTAATTACCGTGCAGGTCTAAACAAAGGTCTGTTGAAGATCATGTCCAAAATGGGCATTGCAACTGTAGCGAGCTATAGATGTTCTAACTTATTTGAGGTCATTGGCCTTAACCAAGATGTAATGGACTTGTGTTTCCCTCACTTAGTGAGTCGGGTTAGCGGCGCTAGTTTTAATGACATCGAAAACGACCAAAAAGAATTGGCAAAACGTGCGTTTTTAGCCAGAAAACCAATCAACCACGGCGGTTTACTTAAATTTGTCCATGGTGGTGAATACCACGCCTACAACCCTGACGTAGTTCAACAGCTTCAAATCGCTGTTAAATCGGGAAAATACAGTGACTATCAAAAGTATGCTGATACCGTTAATCTGCGTCCGGTCGCACATTTTAGAGACTTATTTGAGCTTAAAGCCGACCAAGCCATCAATATCGATGATGTGCAAACAGTCGAAAGTCTATACCCAAGGTTTGATTCGGCGGCAATGTCGATTGGCGCTTTAAGCCCTGAAGCTCACGAAGCCCTAGCGATTGCCATGAACCGCTTAGGTGGATTTTCAAATTCGGGTGAAGGCGGTGAAGACCCTCGTCGATTTGGCACCGACAAAAATTCTAAAATCAAACAGATAGCCTCGGGCCGTTTTGGTGTAACACCGCACTATTTACGCAACGCCGAAGTCCTACAAATCAAGGTAGCTCAGGGGGCTAAGCCAGGTGAAGGTGGACAACTGCCTGGTGAAAAAGTCAGCGCTGAAATTGCGAAACTTCGCTTTAGTACCCAAGGGGTGACTTTGATATCACCTCCACCGCATCACGATATTTACTCTATCGAAGACTTAGCTCAATTGATCTTTGATTTAAAACAAGTCAATCCTAATGCCCTAGTCTCAGTTAAACTGGTTAGTGAGCCTGGTGTCGGAACTATCGCCACCGGTGTGGCTAAAGCAAACGCCGACTTAATCACTATTTCTGGCTTTGACGGCGGTACAGGTGCAAGTCCACTTACCTCAGTTAAACACGCCGGAAGCCCATGGGAACTGGGCCTTGCCGAAACACACCAAGCGCTAGTCGAGAACGGCTTGCGTCACAAGGTCAAACTCCAAGTAGACGGCGGCTTAAAGACCGGATTAGACATTATTAAAGCAGCTATATTGGGCGCAGAAACCTTTGGTTTTGGTACTGGCCCTATGGTGGCACTAGGCTGTAAGTATTTGCGTATATGTCATCTCAATAACTGTGCGACTGGGGTTGCTACGCAAGACAACCTATTACGTGAGCGCTATTTTGCCGGGTTGCCAGACATGGTCGAAAACTACTTTAAGTTTATTGCCCAAGAAACGCGTGAATGGATGGCAAAGTTAGGTGTGAGCCAACTCAATGAGCTAATTGGTCGAACTGATCTCTTGGCCGTCAAAGAAGGCATTACAGACAAACAACGTCACCTAGATTTGAGCAGTATTCTCAATTCAAGTTCGGTCAAACAAGACCAACCGGTTTTTTGTACCAGCAAAAATACCCCATTAGACACTGCCGAACTCAACCGCAAAATTGTTGAAGACTGCGCTAACGCCGTTCAACAAAAAACCGGTGGTGCGTTTTTCTACCCAATTAAAAATACCGACCGCTCGATACCGGCACGTCTATCCGGTGAAGTGGCTCAACGTCACGGTAACCAAGGCATGGCAACCGACCCAATTCAACTATCATTTGTTGGTACAGCCGGACAAAGCTTTGGGGTATGGAACGCTGGCGGAATAAACCTGCATCTTACTGGCGATGCCAATGATTATGTCGGCAAAGGCATGACAGGTGGCGAAATCGTTATTCACCCTCCTGTCGGTGTCGCTTACGAAAGCCATGTCTCAGCAATAATGGGTAACACCTGTTTGTACGGTGCAACCGGTGGTCGACTATTGGCGTCTGGCTGTGCTGGTGAACGATTTGCAGTAAGAAACTCAGGCGCGGTGGCGGTTATCGAGGGAACTGGTGAAAACGCCTGTGAATATATGACAGGAGGAACTGTTGTCGTCCTCGGTAAGGCGGGTATTAACTTTGGTGCGGGCATGACTGGTGGCTTTGCTTACCTTCTTGATGAGCACGATGATTTACAAGCAAGATTAAATCCTGGTCATATCGAAATGCTAGAAATGCCTAATCAGCTCCACATCGAAAACTTACGCGGCTTGATCAATGATCACTTTGAAGCCACACAAAGTCCTCGCTCTCAGCTTATCCTAAGCCAATTTGATCAATGGATACCAAAATTTAAGCTGATTAAACCCAAATCGACATCGGTAGAAATGCTGTTAGGCCATCGCCAACGGTCTTCTGACGAGTTGCGAATTGAAGCAATGTAA
- a CDS encoding YfiR/HmsC family protein, which yields MSVGAVLYLKLLSYILFITLLVSSMSVLADTDEEHSYIAAFSLQVVNFIDFPTNYEQANVCFAGVDSFKVATSAKQHVQLKNLSLKVNVISEASVQQLLPHKCHIVYVAPLTIIDKPLIQTLGESALVIGNSDDFKSFGNSAAIVFENTRPQVSISKQQLKRSNFEVKSRLLNAVTVVP from the coding sequence ATGAGCGTCGGGGCAGTACTCTACCTAAAGTTGTTGAGCTATATACTATTCATTACTTTGTTAGTTAGCAGTATGTCTGTGTTGGCGGATACGGATGAAGAACACAGCTATATAGCGGCATTTAGTTTGCAGGTCGTGAACTTTATCGACTTTCCAACAAACTATGAACAAGCTAACGTCTGTTTTGCTGGTGTTGATAGTTTTAAGGTAGCCACGTCGGCCAAACAACACGTACAACTCAAAAACTTAAGTCTAAAAGTTAACGTTATCTCTGAAGCTTCGGTCCAACAACTATTGCCCCACAAGTGCCACATTGTATACGTAGCACCTTTAACCATCATAGACAAACCCTTGATTCAAACCCTGGGCGAAAGCGCATTAGTGATAGGGAATAGTGACGACTTTAAGAGTTTTGGCAACTCGGCTGCCATCGTATTTGAAAATACTCGTCCCCAAGTTTCAATTAGTAAACAGCAATTAAAACGTTCGAATTTTGAGGTTAAATCTCGATTGTTAAATGCCGTTACTGTGGTTCCTTAA